A single window of Usitatibacter rugosus DNA harbors:
- a CDS encoding arylsulfatase, with translation MKKNIVLLLATLALVCGFTAEAQQATAKKPNVLVIWGDDIGLANVSAYSNGLMGYETPNIDRIGKEGLRLQHYYGEQSCTAGRAAFLTGQHGIRTGLTKVGFPGAPMGMSQLDPSIGGVMKSLGYATGQFGKNHVGDRNESLPTVNGFDEFYGNLYHLNAEEEPELADYPKDPKYRAKFGPRGVLRTKALGSDDGTVDPRFGKIGRQSIEDTGPLTKKRMETIDDETSSAAVDYMKRQKAAGKPFFVWFNATRMHLRTHVKAENRGRYKYGDSEYNDGMIEHDEHVGKLLKALDEMGIANDTIVVYSSDNGPHMNTWPDGAMTPFRSEKNTNWEGAFRVPLLVRYPGVIKAGTVSNALMSHNDWIPTLAAFAGEPNIVGKLKAGATLNGVSYKVHLDGFDQSRFLSTVSGTVATNSDVPSARDKFFYADDDGLLVAMRQGPYKYVFAEQRLAGTMGLWAEPFTKLRLQKIFNLMQDPFERADITSNTFWDWNLNHVGAAYGMMDEVFQFVATFRDYPPRSFPPSFNPANVLEETLEEIRVGRKLRRAFPMMPEPVRQ, from the coding sequence ATGAAGAAGAACATCGTCCTGCTGCTTGCGACGCTGGCCCTCGTGTGCGGATTCACCGCCGAAGCCCAGCAGGCAACCGCGAAGAAGCCCAACGTCCTCGTCATCTGGGGCGACGACATCGGCCTCGCCAACGTCAGCGCCTACAGCAACGGCCTGATGGGCTACGAGACACCCAACATCGACCGCATCGGCAAGGAGGGCCTGCGCCTCCAGCACTACTACGGCGAGCAAAGCTGCACCGCCGGCCGCGCCGCGTTCCTCACGGGACAGCACGGCATCCGCACCGGCCTCACCAAGGTGGGCTTCCCCGGAGCGCCAATGGGCATGAGCCAGCTCGATCCCTCGATCGGGGGCGTCATGAAAAGCCTCGGCTATGCCACGGGCCAGTTCGGCAAGAACCATGTCGGCGACCGCAACGAGAGCCTGCCGACGGTGAACGGTTTCGACGAGTTCTACGGCAACCTCTATCACTTGAACGCGGAAGAGGAGCCCGAGCTCGCGGACTACCCGAAGGACCCGAAGTACCGCGCGAAATTCGGCCCGCGCGGCGTGTTGCGCACCAAGGCCCTGGGCAGCGACGACGGCACCGTGGACCCGCGCTTCGGCAAGATCGGCCGGCAGAGCATCGAGGACACGGGGCCGCTCACGAAGAAGCGCATGGAGACGATCGACGATGAAACCTCCAGCGCCGCCGTCGACTACATGAAACGCCAGAAGGCCGCGGGCAAGCCCTTCTTCGTATGGTTCAACGCGACGCGCATGCACCTGCGCACGCACGTGAAGGCGGAGAACCGCGGCCGCTACAAGTACGGCGACAGCGAGTACAACGACGGCATGATCGAGCACGACGAGCACGTCGGGAAGCTGTTGAAGGCGCTGGACGAGATGGGCATCGCCAACGACACGATCGTCGTCTACAGCAGCGACAACGGCCCGCACATGAATACCTGGCCGGACGGCGCGATGACGCCCTTCCGCTCGGAGAAGAACACGAACTGGGAGGGCGCCTTCCGCGTACCGCTGCTCGTGCGCTATCCCGGCGTGATCAAGGCCGGCACGGTGAGCAATGCGCTGATGAGCCACAACGACTGGATCCCGACCCTCGCGGCCTTCGCCGGCGAGCCCAACATCGTTGGCAAGCTGAAGGCCGGGGCGACGTTGAACGGCGTGAGCTACAAGGTGCACCTGGACGGGTTCGACCAGTCCCGCTTCCTGAGCACCGTGAGCGGCACGGTGGCCACCAATTCCGACGTCCCCAGCGCCCGCGACAAGTTTTTCTACGCCGACGACGACGGCCTGCTGGTGGCCATGCGCCAGGGGCCCTACAAGTACGTGTTCGCCGAGCAGCGCCTGGCGGGGACCATGGGCCTGTGGGCCGAGCCCTTCACGAAGCTGCGGCTGCAGAAGATCTTCAACCTCATGCAGGATCCGTTCGAACGCGCGGACATCACCTCGAACACGTTCTGGGACTGGAACCTGAACCACGTCGGCGCGGCTTATGGAATGATGGACGAGGTCTTCCAGTTCGTCGCGACGTTCCGCGACTATCCGCCGCGGTCCTTCCCGCCGAGCTTCAACCCGGCGAACGTCCTGGAGGAGACGTTGGAGGAGATCAGGGTCGGGCGGAAGCTGCGCCGCGCCTTCCCGATGATGCCCGAACCCGTCCGCCAATAG
- a CDS encoding MASE1 domain-containing protein: MPAAEPFSGMRGLEAATAPNATEVRRPGTHGFDSNSATALAVFVGYFTGAKLGLALTFLPNPVSVLWPPNAILFAALLLVPPSRWWVVAVAALPAHLLAELQSGIPFSMVGCWFISNFAEAAIGAAMVRKLGALHQPFGKPLHVIGFVFAAFTAALLSSFLDSAFVKWNAWGDADYWDLWAARSLSNAATSLVLVPPIVVFATGGLLVFRRAKQTHLVEALLLLVGLLASALVVFHTQLAESVLPVEIYMPLPFLLWAAYRFGPAGTSATVALVAVVAIVGSGHGTGALGMGTPTENARAVQLFLLFISPTLLCFAAAMDERRRAEASLRQSDRRFHVMLEATRDVVYERDLVSGAMWWSRSALSEFGYDRSATGHGYREWCEMIHPDDRESAMAPLHVALAAGSRQWESEFRLRRADGRHALVSERGFIVRDAEGHPLQMIGRLTDITERRDTDELGQELTHASRLTIMGELAASIAHEINQPMSAILSNVDSAEMLLARSGERDAELSDILADIRADGLRASEVMRHIRGLASKRGADIETFDPNEVVRAVLRLVAPVAKRRGIPVSIALDKVPHVWCDRIHVQQVLLNLIFNAMDAMDETPPAQRELFVEVFRSADGMVQIAVRDRGHGLSVSTQGRIFDSFFTTKRDGMGLGLSIARSLVQSHGGRIWATNNADAGATFRFTLRADRRDRNLPPELE, translated from the coding sequence ATGCCAGCGGCCGAACCCTTTTCCGGAATGCGTGGCCTGGAGGCGGCCACCGCCCCGAATGCGACCGAAGTCCGTCGCCCCGGTACGCATGGGTTCGACAGCAACTCCGCCACCGCGCTCGCGGTCTTCGTCGGCTACTTCACCGGCGCCAAGCTGGGGCTCGCGCTCACCTTCCTCCCCAATCCCGTCTCGGTCCTCTGGCCGCCGAACGCGATCCTCTTCGCCGCGCTGCTGCTGGTGCCGCCGTCGCGGTGGTGGGTCGTTGCCGTGGCTGCCCTGCCCGCGCACCTGCTGGCCGAATTGCAGAGCGGCATCCCCTTCTCGATGGTGGGCTGCTGGTTCATCAGCAACTTCGCCGAAGCCGCGATCGGCGCGGCGATGGTCCGCAAGCTCGGAGCGCTGCACCAGCCGTTCGGCAAGCCCCTGCACGTGATCGGCTTCGTGTTCGCGGCGTTCACGGCGGCGCTGCTCTCCTCGTTCCTCGACAGCGCGTTCGTGAAATGGAACGCCTGGGGCGACGCCGACTACTGGGATCTCTGGGCGGCTCGATCGCTCTCCAACGCGGCCACGTCGCTCGTGCTGGTCCCACCGATCGTCGTCTTCGCCACGGGCGGCCTGCTGGTGTTCCGTCGCGCGAAGCAGACGCACCTCGTCGAGGCACTGTTGCTGCTCGTGGGCCTGCTCGCCTCCGCGCTGGTGGTGTTCCACACGCAACTCGCCGAGAGCGTGCTGCCGGTCGAGATCTACATGCCGCTGCCTTTCCTGCTGTGGGCCGCGTACCGTTTCGGGCCGGCGGGGACGAGCGCGACGGTGGCGCTGGTGGCGGTCGTGGCCATCGTGGGCTCGGGCCATGGCACCGGCGCGCTCGGCATGGGAACGCCCACCGAGAACGCGCGGGCCGTTCAACTCTTCCTGCTCTTCATCTCCCCCACGCTGCTGTGCTTCGCCGCGGCGATGGACGAGCGCCGGCGCGCCGAGGCGTCGCTGCGCCAGAGCGACCGGCGCTTCCACGTCATGCTCGAGGCCACGCGCGATGTCGTGTACGAGCGCGACCTCGTGAGCGGTGCGATGTGGTGGAGCCGAAGCGCGCTCTCCGAGTTCGGCTACGACCGGTCCGCCACCGGACACGGCTACCGCGAGTGGTGCGAGATGATCCATCCCGACGATCGCGAGAGCGCGATGGCGCCGCTGCACGTGGCGCTCGCCGCCGGCTCGCGCCAATGGGAATCCGAGTTCCGCCTGCGCCGGGCCGACGGCCGCCACGCCCTGGTGAGCGAGCGCGGCTTCATCGTGCGCGACGCGGAAGGCCACCCGCTGCAGATGATCGGCCGGCTCACCGACATCACGGAGCGCCGCGACACCGACGAGCTCGGCCAGGAGCTCACGCACGCCTCGCGCCTCACGATCATGGGCGAGCTCGCCGCCTCGATCGCCCACGAGATCAACCAGCCCATGTCCGCGATCCTGAGCAACGTCGATTCCGCCGAGATGTTGCTCGCGCGCAGTGGCGAGCGCGACGCGGAGCTCTCCGACATCCTCGCCGACATCCGCGCCGACGGCCTGCGCGCGAGCGAGGTGATGCGCCACATCCGTGGCCTCGCGAGCAAGCGCGGCGCCGACATCGAAACCTTCGACCCGAACGAGGTCGTGCGCGCGGTGCTGCGGCTCGTGGCGCCCGTGGCGAAGCGGCGCGGCATCCCGGTGAGCATCGCGCTCGACAAGGTGCCGCACGTCTGGTGCGACCGCATCCACGTGCAGCAGGTGCTGCTGAATCTCATCTTCAACGCGATGGACGCCATGGACGAGACGCCGCCCGCGCAACGCGAGCTCTTCGTCGAGGTCTTCCGTTCGGCCGACGGCATGGTGCAGATCGCCGTGCGCGACCGCGGACACGGCCTCTCGGTGTCCACGCAGGGCCGCATCTTCGACTCGTTCTTCACCACCAAGCGCGACGGCATGGGCCTGGGCCTGTCGATCGCGCGATCGCTCGTCCAGTCCCACGGCGGCCGCATCTGGGCGACCAACAATGCCGATGCCGGCGCCACGTTCCGCTTCACGCTGCGCGCCGACCGGCGCGACCGCAACCTCCCTCCGGAGCTCGAGTGA
- a CDS encoding NAD(P)-dependent oxidoreductase, translating into MSARPKIVVLDDYENALRRLADWKPIEAKADISFHTERLRGDTLLAAIRDADAIALVRDRTPFKAELIAKLPNLKCFIFTGQRNQQLDAEAMRAQGVAIGITEAGSSKFSTSEVAWTLILAASKRLEAHLSLVRQGKWRDGKGLPVTLAGGRLGIIGLGSIGQRIADVGKAFQMEVVTWSPHMTPERAAAGGAESVSLEELLATSKVVSLSLVVSDATRKLLTRERLATMREDAILVNTARSALIDMAALPAALDAGRPGIAALDVYDDEPLAKDHPLVGRDDVVLSPHLGFVNEPVFGKFATGVVENLAAWLDGKPLVRPYG; encoded by the coding sequence GTGAGCGCGCGCCCGAAGATCGTCGTCCTCGACGATTACGAGAACGCGCTGCGGCGCCTCGCGGACTGGAAGCCGATCGAAGCGAAGGCCGACATCTCGTTCCACACCGAGCGCTTGCGCGGCGATACGTTGCTGGCGGCGATCCGGGACGCGGACGCGATCGCGCTCGTGCGCGACCGCACGCCCTTCAAGGCGGAGCTGATCGCGAAGCTGCCGAACCTGAAGTGCTTCATCTTCACCGGCCAGCGCAACCAGCAGCTCGACGCGGAGGCCATGCGTGCGCAGGGTGTCGCGATCGGCATCACGGAGGCCGGCTCGTCGAAGTTCAGCACCTCCGAAGTCGCGTGGACGCTGATCCTCGCGGCGTCGAAGCGGCTCGAAGCGCATCTCTCGCTGGTGCGGCAAGGCAAGTGGCGTGACGGCAAGGGACTGCCCGTCACCCTGGCGGGCGGGCGCCTCGGCATCATCGGCCTGGGATCGATCGGACAACGCATCGCCGATGTCGGCAAGGCCTTCCAGATGGAGGTCGTGACCTGGAGCCCGCACATGACGCCGGAGCGTGCGGCCGCGGGCGGTGCCGAGTCGGTGAGCCTCGAGGAGCTGCTTGCCACCTCGAAGGTCGTGAGCCTCTCCCTCGTGGTGTCGGATGCGACGCGGAAGCTCCTGACGCGCGAGCGGTTGGCGACGATGCGAGAGGACGCGATTCTCGTGAACACGGCACGCTCGGCGCTGATCGACATGGCGGCGCTTCCCGCCGCGCTCGATGCGGGCCGTCCGGGCATCGCGGCGCTCGATGTCTACGACGACGAGCCGCTCGCGAAGGACCACCCGCTCGTGGGCCGCGACGACGTGGTGCTCTCGCCGCACCTCGGATTCGTCAACGAGCCCGTCTTCGGGAAGTTCGCCACGGGTGTGGTCGAGAACCTCGCGGCGTGGCTCGACGGCAAGCCGCTGGTGCGCCCGTACGGCTAG
- a CDS encoding MmgE/PrpD family protein: MARNTKVAAIQDAPPVTRTLAKLVATHPSRGWSDAVEKEAHRTFLNWAGCATGAAQHESVTAALGAVAMLQPAPQSSVLGRSERVDMASAALVNGISSHTFDFDDTHLKTIIHPAGPVASALLALAEVTGATGREVIDALVLGIDVSCRVGNMMYPDHYDRGWHITGSTGTLGAAAGCARLLGLDEQKTTMALGIAASQPIGMREQFGTMTKPFHPGGAARAGLTSALLARSGFTASPRAIEAARGMSQTISTKNDWNEITDELGSRFEISFNTYKPFACGIVIHPTIDAAVQLRDRGVKPADVERVELRVHSLVLELTGKKEPKDGLEGKFSVYHGFCCGLMFGRAAEHEYDDAIVNRADMVELRRKVVATVDDAIAEESADVTVVLKSGQREHVFVKHAIGSLERPMTDAMLEAKARDLAEPVIGLPRANSLIAACWGLGEASDVRAITRAACP, translated from the coding sequence ATGGCACGCAACACGAAAGTCGCGGCGATCCAGGACGCGCCGCCGGTCACCCGCACGCTCGCCAAATTGGTCGCCACGCATCCCTCGCGGGGCTGGAGCGATGCGGTCGAGAAAGAAGCGCACCGCACGTTCCTCAACTGGGCGGGCTGCGCGACCGGCGCGGCCCAGCACGAGAGCGTGACCGCCGCCTTGGGCGCGGTCGCCATGCTGCAGCCGGCACCGCAATCCTCGGTGCTCGGCCGCTCCGAGCGCGTGGACATGGCGAGTGCCGCGCTCGTGAACGGCATCTCCTCGCACACGTTCGATTTCGACGACACCCACCTGAAGACGATCATCCATCCGGCCGGCCCGGTGGCCTCGGCGCTGCTGGCACTCGCGGAAGTGACGGGCGCCACGGGCCGCGAGGTGATCGACGCGCTCGTGCTGGGCATCGACGTGTCGTGCCGCGTCGGCAACATGATGTACCCGGACCACTACGACCGCGGTTGGCACATCACCGGATCCACCGGCACGCTCGGCGCGGCCGCGGGCTGCGCGAGGCTGCTGGGGCTGGACGAGCAGAAGACCACGATGGCCCTGGGCATCGCCGCCTCGCAGCCCATCGGCATGCGCGAGCAGTTCGGCACGATGACCAAGCCCTTCCATCCGGGAGGCGCGGCGCGTGCCGGTCTCACCAGCGCGCTGCTGGCGCGGAGCGGCTTCACCGCGAGCCCGCGGGCGATCGAGGCCGCGCGCGGCATGTCGCAGACGATCTCCACCAAGAACGACTGGAACGAGATCACCGACGAGCTGGGCAGCCGCTTCGAGATCTCGTTCAACACGTACAAGCCCTTCGCCTGCGGCATCGTGATCCACCCGACCATCGACGCGGCCGTGCAGCTGCGCGACCGGGGCGTGAAGCCCGCGGACGTGGAGCGCGTGGAGCTGCGCGTGCACTCGCTGGTGCTCGAGCTCACCGGGAAGAAGGAGCCGAAGGACGGCCTCGAGGGCAAGTTCAGCGTCTACCACGGCTTCTGCTGCGGCTTGATGTTCGGCCGCGCCGCCGAGCACGAGTACGACGATGCGATCGTGAACCGCGCCGACATGGTGGAGCTGCGCAGGAAGGTGGTCGCGACCGTGGACGATGCGATCGCCGAGGAATCGGCGGACGTGACGGTGGTGCTGAAGAGCGGGCAGCGCGAGCACGTCTTCGTGAAGCACGCGATCGGCTCGCTCGAGCGCCCCATGACCGACGCGATGCTGGAAGCGAAGGCGCGCGACCTCGCCGAGCCGGTCATCGGGCTACCGCGCGCCAACAGCCTGATCGCCGCTTGCTGGGGGCTGGGCGAAGCGTCGGACGTGCGGGCCATCACGCGGGCGGCGTGCCCGTGA
- a CDS encoding response regulator transcription factor: MKPIVHVVEDDRSVRSALTRLLKIAGFEARGYSSAGEFLVSERDATPGCIVLDVGLPGLTGIELQAALQRERDPRPVIFLTGRGNIDMGVTAMKAGAVDFLTKPVDRERLLGAVETALQRGARAQARDDEERILRERLDRLTAREREVFDRVVQGKLNKQIAFELGTSVRTVKAHRAQVMRKMEVGSLAELVSASDRLFATA; the protein is encoded by the coding sequence ATGAAACCCATCGTGCATGTCGTGGAAGACGACCGCTCCGTACGCTCGGCCCTCACGCGCCTGCTGAAGATCGCGGGCTTCGAGGCGCGCGGCTACTCTTCCGCCGGCGAGTTCCTCGTGAGCGAGCGCGACGCGACTCCCGGCTGCATCGTGCTCGACGTGGGGCTGCCCGGTCTCACGGGCATCGAGCTGCAGGCGGCGCTGCAACGCGAGCGCGACCCGCGCCCCGTGATCTTCCTCACTGGCCGCGGCAACATCGACATGGGCGTCACCGCCATGAAGGCCGGCGCCGTGGATTTCCTCACCAAGCCCGTCGATCGCGAGCGCCTGCTGGGCGCCGTCGAGACGGCGCTGCAGCGCGGTGCCCGTGCGCAGGCACGCGATGACGAAGAGCGCATCCTTCGCGAGCGCCTCGATCGCCTCACGGCCCGCGAACGCGAAGTGTTCGACCGCGTGGTGCAGGGCAAGCTCAACAAGCAGATCGCCTTCGAGCTCGGCACGTCCGTACGCACGGTGAAGGCGCATCGCGCGCAGGTGATGCGCAAGATGGAAGTGGGATCGCTCGCCGAGCTCGTGAGCGCCTCCGACCGCCTCTTCGCGACGGCGTAG
- a CDS encoding Bug family tripartite tricarboxylate transporter substrate binding protein gives MMHKMIAAAAVLAFAIPGAFAQGYPTKTVKIVAPVQPGGGVDLTARTVAEQLTKSMGQSFIVENVSGGGGVIASQTVKNASPDGYTLMLGYVATHGTVPAVRKVPYDAVKDFTPIAMVVGTPNVLVVGSAVPASDMKSLIAYAKANKVSYGSSGQGSLTHLAMEQFRTEAGFDAVHAAYRGIGPAITDVLGNQTQMMMPGLAAALPHIKAGKLKPIAVTGVKRHALLPDTPTFEELGYKGFDGVQWYSIVGPAKMPPEIVRKLNEEINKAIATPELKARLAGEALEPMPMTPEQFGKYMQADIAHWAKLAKDRNITLED, from the coding sequence ATGATGCACAAGATGATTGCAGCGGCCGCCGTGCTGGCGTTCGCGATCCCCGGCGCGTTCGCGCAGGGCTACCCCACCAAGACCGTGAAGATCGTGGCCCCCGTGCAGCCCGGCGGCGGCGTGGACCTCACCGCGCGTACCGTGGCCGAGCAGCTCACGAAATCGATGGGCCAGTCGTTCATCGTCGAGAACGTCTCGGGCGGCGGCGGCGTGATCGCCTCGCAGACCGTGAAGAACGCTTCGCCCGACGGCTACACGCTGATGCTGGGCTACGTCGCCACGCACGGCACGGTGCCCGCGGTGCGCAAGGTGCCGTACGACGCGGTGAAGGACTTCACGCCGATCGCGATGGTCGTCGGCACGCCCAACGTGCTGGTGGTCGGCTCCGCCGTTCCCGCGTCCGACATGAAGTCGCTGATCGCCTATGCGAAGGCCAACAAGGTGAGCTACGGCTCGTCCGGCCAGGGCTCGCTCACGCACCTCGCGATGGAGCAGTTCCGCACCGAGGCCGGATTCGACGCGGTGCATGCCGCTTATCGGGGCATCGGCCCGGCGATCACCGACGTGCTCGGCAACCAGACGCAGATGATGATGCCGGGGCTCGCCGCCGCGCTGCCGCACATCAAGGCCGGGAAGCTGAAGCCGATCGCGGTCACCGGCGTGAAGCGCCACGCGCTGCTGCCCGACACGCCCACCTTCGAGGAGCTGGGCTACAAGGGCTTCGACGGCGTGCAGTGGTACTCGATCGTGGGCCCCGCGAAGATGCCGCCCGAGATCGTGAGGAAGCTCAACGAAGAGATCAACAAGGCGATCGCCACGCCGGAGCTGAAGGCCCGCCTCGCCGGCGAAGCGCTGGAGCCGATGCCGATGACGCCCGAGCAGTTCGGCAAGTACATGCAGGCCGACATCGCGCACTGGGCGAAGCTCGCCAAGGACCGCAACATCACCCTCGAAGATTGA
- a CDS encoding exosortase H-associated membrane protein — protein MKFTTRREVLVFLGKTLLALPVALALWYFASPFLNELAAHVAKTPIAVLADAKVAPPTMRGRSVRFPITIFAPYQVGRARAPAITEVEVNPSIYTFGIALFLALSVAARASRRTAPIVVGVIALSLVPAWGVTFDVLKQLALARELELYLAFPTFMREGIGLAYQVGALLLPTLVPVALWFGLNQRREPKPPS, from the coding sequence ATGAAGTTCACGACACGCCGCGAAGTGCTGGTGTTCCTCGGGAAGACGCTGCTCGCGCTGCCTGTCGCGTTGGCGCTCTGGTATTTCGCCAGCCCCTTCCTCAACGAGTTGGCGGCGCACGTGGCGAAGACGCCGATTGCCGTGCTCGCGGACGCCAAGGTGGCCCCGCCTACGATGCGCGGGCGCAGCGTCCGCTTTCCCATCACGATCTTCGCGCCCTACCAGGTCGGCCGGGCACGCGCGCCGGCGATCACGGAGGTCGAGGTCAATCCGTCGATCTACACCTTCGGGATCGCGCTCTTCCTCGCGCTCTCGGTCGCCGCGCGCGCGTCGCGCCGGACCGCGCCGATCGTGGTGGGCGTGATCGCGCTCTCGCTCGTCCCGGCGTGGGGCGTCACGTTCGACGTGTTGAAGCAGCTCGCGCTGGCGCGCGAGCTCGAGCTCTATCTCGCCTTTCCGACCTTCATGCGCGAAGGCATCGGGCTCGCCTACCAGGTGGGCGCGTTGCTCCTGCCCACGCTGGTGCCGGTCGCGCTGTGGTTCGGCTTGAACCAGCGGCGCGAGCCGAAGCCGCCGTCCTAG
- the xrtH gene encoding exosortase H, whose translation MRRFALTFVVLLVVLFVFELTPPGQALVVPWTELVAKASAGLVTTFDGNAAAQGKLLYNPKTGFGVMIEAGCNGVEAMLVLLAGILAYPAPWRSKAIGIAIGVVAIQALNLVRIVSLFYLGQWDAQWFVWAHLYVWQALIMLDALIVWLLWMRTVPGPALPPEAPPPESPPPAVA comes from the coding sequence ATGCGCCGCTTCGCCCTGACTTTCGTCGTCCTCCTCGTCGTCCTCTTCGTCTTCGAGCTGACTCCGCCCGGCCAGGCCCTCGTCGTGCCGTGGACGGAGCTCGTGGCGAAGGCGAGCGCCGGTCTCGTCACCACGTTCGACGGGAACGCGGCCGCGCAGGGCAAGCTGCTCTACAACCCGAAGACCGGCTTCGGCGTGATGATCGAGGCGGGATGCAACGGCGTCGAGGCCATGCTGGTGCTGCTGGCGGGCATCCTCGCGTATCCCGCGCCGTGGCGGTCGAAGGCGATCGGCATCGCCATCGGCGTGGTCGCGATCCAGGCGCTGAACCTCGTGCGCATCGTGAGCCTGTTCTACCTGGGCCAGTGGGATGCGCAGTGGTTCGTCTGGGCCCACCTCTACGTGTGGCAGGCGCTGATCATGCTCGACGCGTTGATCGTGTGGCTGCTGTGGATGCGTACCGTCCCGGGACCTGCGTTGCCGCCCGAAGCGCCTCCGCCCGAGTCGCCACCGCCCGCGGTCGCATGA